From the Patescibacteria group bacterium genome, the window AGAAGGTTACGCAAAAAAGCATCAAAAGTTTGGATTCCAAAAGTATCTCGATGACGCAATGGGTGAGTGCAACGAATGTATTGTGTGCCTCGAACAGGCACGGGATTTATACAAAGTGAGTGATTTGACCTGCAAGGATTTAGTAATGATCTATGACAAAAGTGTACGTCAGTTGTACAGACTTTCTGTAGCATGGAC encodes:
- a CDS encoding four helix bundle protein, with product MLKSFRDLEVYQNLYQAGLAVIREVIPALPAMERYDLSDQLRRAAKAAPRLVAEGYAKKHQKFGFQKYLDDAMGECNECIVCLEQARDLYKVSDLTCKDLVMIYDKSVRQLYRLSVAWTQFKLRSRQP